The Fluviispira sanaruensis sequence TAAAGAAAATCTTGTATTAGAAGTAGCTCAACACTTAGGTGAAAACATTGTAAGAACAATCGCAATGGATTCAACTGAAGGTCTTTGCCGTGGTGTCGAAGTTCGCAACACTCATGATCAAATCACTGTACCTGTTGGAAAACCAGTTTTAGGTCGTATTCTCAATGTGACAGGAGATCCTATCGACGGAAAAGGTGATGTTCCTTCTGAAAGACGCTATCAAATTCACAGAAAAGCTCCTGACTTTACTCGTCAAAGTACAAAGCTTGAAATGCTTGAAACGGGTATTAAAGTTGTGGATCTCCTTGCTCCTTATCAAAAAGGTGGAAAGATCGGACTTTTCGGTGGAGCGGGCGTGGGTAAAACCGTTCTTATTATGGAATTAATCAACAACATTGCGAAGCAACACGGAGGATACTCTGTATTTGCAGGTGTTGGTGAGCGTACACGTGAAGGAAATGACCTTTATCATGAAATGAAAGACTCTGGAGTTCTTGACAAAGTGGCACTTGTGTACGGCCAGATGAATGAACCACCTGGAGCTCGTGCGCGCGTTGCATTATCAGGACTTTCTGTTGCAGAATATTTCCGTGACGAACAAAACCAAGACGTGCTTTTTTTCGTAGATAACATTTTCCGCTTTACTCAAGCGGGTGCCGAAGTTTCTGCGTTATTAGGACGTATTCCGTCTGCTGTGGGTTACCAACCTAACCTAGCAACTGAAATGGGCGATCTTCAAGAACGCATCACTTCAACAAATACAGGTTCTATTACATCTGTTCAGGCTATTTACGTTCCTGCGGATGACT is a genomic window containing:
- the atpD gene encoding F0F1 ATP synthase subunit beta, whose protein sequence is MSELGKIIQVMGPVVDVQFSQGNLPEIFHALRTTNTSINSSKENLVLEVAQHLGENIVRTIAMDSTEGLCRGVEVRNTHDQITVPVGKPVLGRILNVTGDPIDGKGDVPSERRYQIHRKAPDFTRQSTKLEMLETGIKVVDLLAPYQKGGKIGLFGGAGVGKTVLIMELINNIAKQHGGYSVFAGVGERTREGNDLYHEMKDSGVLDKVALVYGQMNEPPGARARVALSGLSVAEYFRDEQNQDVLFFVDNIFRFTQAGAEVSALLGRIPSAVGYQPNLATEMGDLQERITSTNTGSITSVQAIYVPADDYTDPAPATAFAHLDATTNLDRSLTEKGIYPAVHPLNSTSRILDAQIVGDEHYDTARRVQQILQRYKELQDIIAILGMDELSEEDKLVVGRARRIERFLSQPFHVAEVFTGNPGCYVKVADTVRSFKELCDGKWDHLPESAFYMVGGIDQAVEKAKKMGVSV